The Bacteroidales bacterium genome has a segment encoding these proteins:
- a CDS encoding DUF5916 domain-containing protein produces the protein MFPVSPLLSQDPGRLLIDKMEIPMEFDGKPDEAAWEHLKPFPMTSFMPVFGNLPAEKSVIRMGYDDQYVYVGGLLYVSHPSFVQALGKKRDMETMSSDFFMLSLDTYNDKENSLLFATNPLGLRWDAAVSNDGTIEMREIPLNMDWNTFWEVKASYDDQGWYFEMQIPISSLRFQDSNGRTVMGISAFRWIPAKDEGDIFPAISNEWGPSSHLKPSLYQEAVFEELSPKKPLYITPYLLSGYNQENSLNEAETAYDYGKAFKFEPGLDIKFGINPNTVLDLTVNTDFAQVEADDQQFNTTRFSLFFPEKRKFFLERSSIFDFSLGGQNKLFYSRRIGMNEGEPVRIWGGARLNSRINNWDLGLLNLQTASLDELPSENIGVFRVKKRVLNAYSYLGGMLTSRIGVDGSYNVAYGIDGVIRVFGDDYLTIRLAQTLSDSLDNNPLSLDPSAFTVMWERRKQEGLSYSAGLTYSGTNYNPGTGFKMIDDFLASGQKLQYTWISPEESWLQSHYFMLFNYVFYRIPEYSLMIQNLSPSWNFSSKNSWMGSVGLAYRTDQLEEEFELADPVIVPAGRYDYLSGELMLQTPGSSSLYAIFMFEGGGYFDGYKLSPGIEPKWNLGASVELGGIYKLDLIRFPGRNQSLNNHIAGLRALYMVSTRLSFSAFLQYNSSIHKLISNLRFRYNPKEGTDLYIVFNEGRNTWLEREVPTLPVYDARNITLKFTYTFELQR, from the coding sequence ATGTTCCCGGTCTCTCCCCTGCTTTCCCAGGACCCGGGTCGCCTGTTGATTGATAAAATGGAGATCCCCATGGAGTTTGACGGCAAGCCCGATGAAGCTGCCTGGGAGCACCTGAAGCCCTTTCCCATGACCTCCTTTATGCCGGTGTTCGGAAATCTGCCCGCGGAGAAGTCCGTGATCAGGATGGGCTATGATGACCAGTATGTTTATGTGGGAGGACTGCTCTATGTCTCCCATCCTTCCTTTGTACAGGCACTGGGCAAGAAAAGGGACATGGAAACCATGTCTTCGGATTTTTTCATGCTGAGCCTCGATACTTACAACGACAAGGAGAATTCTCTTCTTTTTGCCACCAATCCCCTGGGGCTCCGCTGGGATGCCGCAGTAAGCAATGACGGAACCATCGAGATGAGAGAGATACCCCTGAATATGGACTGGAACACCTTCTGGGAGGTGAAGGCCAGCTATGATGACCAGGGCTGGTATTTTGAAATGCAAATACCCATTTCCAGTCTGCGCTTCCAGGATAGCAATGGCCGGACCGTAATGGGGATCAGCGCATTCCGATGGATCCCTGCCAAAGACGAAGGAGATATTTTTCCGGCTATTTCAAACGAATGGGGCCCAAGCAGCCACTTAAAGCCATCCCTCTATCAGGAGGCTGTTTTTGAAGAGCTTAGCCCGAAAAAACCCTTGTATATCACCCCCTATCTGCTAAGCGGATATAATCAGGAGAATAGCTTAAACGAAGCGGAAACGGCCTATGATTATGGGAAGGCATTCAAATTTGAACCCGGCCTGGATATTAAATTTGGAATCAATCCCAACACCGTGCTCGATCTGACGGTCAATACCGACTTTGCCCAGGTGGAAGCAGATGACCAGCAGTTTAACACGACCCGCTTCAGTCTGTTCTTCCCGGAGAAGAGAAAGTTTTTCCTGGAACGGAGCAGTATATTTGACTTCTCCCTGGGGGGACAGAACAAGCTCTTTTACAGTCGCCGGATAGGAATGAATGAAGGAGAACCGGTCAGGATCTGGGGGGGAGCACGCCTGAATAGCAGAATCAACAACTGGGACTTGGGCCTCCTGAATCTACAGACTGCATCATTGGATGAACTGCCCTCAGAAAATATTGGAGTGTTCCGTGTAAAAAAGAGGGTCCTCAACGCTTATTCCTACCTGGGAGGCATGCTTACCTCCAGGATCGGGGTGGATGGAAGCTATAATGTGGCTTATGGAATAGACGGGGTAATCAGAGTGTTTGGAGATGACTACCTGACCATCCGTCTGGCACAAACGCTCAGCGACAGCCTGGATAATAATCCCCTCTCCCTCGACCCTTCAGCCTTCACCGTGATGTGGGAACGACGAAAGCAGGAGGGCCTTTCCTATTCGGCCGGCCTCACCTATTCAGGAACAAATTATAATCCGGGTACAGGCTTCAAAATGATCGACGACTTCCTGGCCAGCGGTCAAAAACTGCAATATACCTGGATTTCTCCGGAAGAATCGTGGTTACAGTCCCACTACTTCATGCTGTTCAACTATGTCTTTTACCGGATTCCGGAATACTCCCTGATGATACAGAACCTCAGCCCCAGCTGGAACTTCAGCTCAAAAAACAGCTGGATGGGTTCGGTGGGACTGGCCTACAGAACCGATCAGCTGGAGGAGGAATTTGAGCTTGCCGACCCCGTAATTGTCCCTGCGGGAAGATATGATTATCTGAGTGGTGAACTGATGTTGCAGACTCCCGGTTCCAGCTCCCTCTATGCCATATTTATGTTTGAGGGTGGTGGCTATTTTGACGGCTACAAGCTTTCGCCAGGCATTGAGCCCAAATGGAACCTGGGAGCATCCGTGGAGCTGGGCGGCATCTATAAGCTGGACCTGATCCGTTTTCCCGGCCGGAACCAGTCCCTGAATAATCATATCGCCGGGTTAAGGGCCCTCTATATGGTCTCCACCAGGCTCTCGTTTTCAGCCTTTTTGCAGTACAACAGTTCCATCCACAAACTAATCTCCAACCTGCGCTTCCGTTACAATCCCAAAGAGGGAACAGATCTTTATATTGTATTTAATGAGGGCCGGAACACCTGGCTCGAGCGTGAAGTTCCCACCCTGCCTGTGTATGATGCCAGAAATATCACCCTCAAATTTACCTACACCTTCGAGCTACAGCGGTAA
- a CDS encoding DUF4249 family protein has translation MRLRRTYKKAALRLIPGFVLTVNLFLVSCTKEVEWDLKYQEGDLIVVEGKITSEFKQHEVRLTRPLYVMNGSPEGVTGAQLEIFDGSELFSLTEDPERPGIYRTDSLFAAVLNQYYQLRILLDNRRITAVTNMRAVTPFQYMNVRQVQSAPPLLEAYISDSDEPAIVRLEMDWSHLPGYDTLPDWENHAVIYHYTLNGIDVNKLFKPLQEIVRFPPGTVVYREKESVSAWYGEFLRGILSETDWRGGMFDVLPGNARTNMEGGAIGFFTAADVIRDTLVARQELLPL, from the coding sequence ATGAGACTGCGCCGAACATATAAAAAAGCTGCACTCCGCCTGATCCCAGGGTTCGTTTTGACTGTAAACCTCTTTTTGGTCTCCTGTACCAAAGAGGTGGAATGGGATCTGAAATACCAGGAGGGGGACCTGATTGTCGTGGAGGGAAAAATAACCAGCGAATTTAAACAGCACGAGGTGAGGCTTACCAGGCCCCTCTACGTGATGAATGGAAGCCCCGAAGGGGTTACGGGAGCACAGCTTGAGATCTTTGATGGCAGCGAGTTATTTTCCCTGACCGAGGACCCGGAGCGGCCGGGGATTTACCGGACCGACTCTCTGTTTGCCGCGGTGCTGAATCAATACTACCAGCTGCGGATCCTGCTGGATAACAGGCGCATCACGGCCGTTACCAATATGCGTGCCGTAACGCCTTTTCAGTACATGAATGTGCGCCAGGTACAGTCGGCCCCCCCGCTGCTGGAGGCATATATCAGCGACAGCGATGAACCGGCCATCGTAAGACTGGAGATGGACTGGAGCCATCTGCCCGGATATGACACCCTGCCCGATTGGGAAAACCATGCCGTGATTTATCATTATACCCTGAACGGAATAGATGTAAACAAGCTCTTTAAACCACTTCAGGAGATTGTAAGATTTCCACCGGGGACCGTCGTTTACCGGGAAAAGGAGTCGGTGAGTGCCTGGTATGGAGAGTTCCTTCGCGGGATACTCTCTGAAACTGACTGGCGGGGAGGGATGTTTGATGTGTTGCCCGGAAATGCCCGGACCAATATGGAAGGAGGGGCCATTGGTTTTTTTACGGCCGCCGATGTGATCCGGGATACCCTGGTGGCGAGGCAGGAACTGTTACCGCTGTAG
- a CDS encoding TonB-dependent receptor, which translates to MLVLSPFIFGQEILRSITLDLYEKPMRKVLDGIEEQTGLSFSYNSRLIDEEEIVSIHLNKSPLEVVLDTLFSERRISFEVVEQQIVLKRAWRRRLNAEASPDRDSTGVVPLRFTVSGYVKDSRTGEVLIGATITIPGGVEGTITNNYGFYSLTLQREIKELHCTYVGYRNTALTLRKGENQTLHFLMERELSQIREVIVYSGETDNIIRTARSSEERIHPEAVRKMPALFGEKDVIKSLAAIPGIKFFGDGSTIFFVRGGGRDQNLITIDDAPVYNPTHLLGYFSTVVPDAIKDVKVYKGDFPANYGGRLSSLIDIRTKDGNMNHFGMDASVGLLSSRLSLEGPVWKEHISFFASGRRSYIIRPVQNWNQNIKDLHFSDLHLKLNYRINSDNRFFFSSYRGEDNFDVLNRPGFSSGINWTNSTTTLRWNHLYSDRLFSNLTLLGSTYHYRLFTNKEANDYWNSRIDNLTLKYDFTHYVSPVYTLRFGVLAAGHFHDPGNLYRGGVEWDPGYDLSVKYNREYALYVSNQYIIQNKLSIRAGLRTTAWHNMGPATEYLRIPVSEGGIERDSLAVTAYPSGEVYHQSYSVDPRISLVYRPGEKNVFKLSYSRTSQFQYLISNSISPFTSLEVWLPSGPNVPPQYAHQFTLGYTRRFGVPGLSLEMEGYYKRMINLIDYRDHAHMLMNPLVEEELRFGKGKAFGLETIVNKEQGRLTGWISYTLSRAVSQVDEINRGEPYPSYSDRPHDFSIYLSWALHTRLTLTANFIYMTGVPFSTPSGFYYYDKHQVPIYAERNNDRLPDYHRLDLALNWHLSKPERKYQHELIFSIYNFYNRINPVALHFNKMMDEDGNFVVPVDYYSNPELFSTQYYLYGFVPSLSYHFKF; encoded by the coding sequence ATGCTGGTGCTGTCTCCCTTTATTTTCGGACAGGAGATTCTGCGGAGCATCACCCTGGATTTGTATGAGAAGCCCATGAGGAAGGTCCTGGATGGGATCGAGGAGCAGACAGGACTCAGTTTTTCTTATAATTCAAGGCTCATCGATGAGGAGGAGATCGTCAGCATCCATCTTAATAAAAGTCCCCTGGAGGTGGTCCTGGACACCCTCTTTTCGGAACGCCGGATAAGCTTTGAAGTAGTGGAACAGCAAATAGTGCTGAAACGCGCCTGGCGCAGGAGATTAAATGCGGAGGCCTCACCGGACAGGGATAGCACCGGTGTTGTGCCGCTTAGATTTACCGTAAGCGGATATGTAAAGGATTCCAGGACCGGAGAGGTACTTATAGGCGCCACCATTACCATTCCGGGAGGGGTGGAAGGAACCATTACAAACAATTATGGGTTCTATTCCCTGACCCTGCAAAGAGAGATAAAAGAACTGCACTGCACTTATGTGGGTTACAGGAACACGGCCCTGACTCTGAGGAAGGGAGAGAACCAGACCCTGCATTTTTTGATGGAGAGGGAGCTTTCGCAGATCCGGGAAGTGATTGTTTATTCCGGAGAAACCGACAATATTATCCGGACTGCCAGGAGCTCCGAGGAGCGGATCCATCCGGAAGCGGTCAGGAAGATGCCGGCTCTTTTCGGGGAGAAGGATGTGATCAAATCACTGGCAGCCATTCCGGGAATCAAATTTTTCGGGGATGGATCCACCATTTTTTTTGTCAGGGGAGGGGGTCGCGATCAGAACTTGATCACCATTGATGATGCCCCGGTATACAATCCCACTCACCTGCTGGGCTATTTCAGCACGGTCGTGCCCGATGCCATCAAGGATGTGAAGGTATACAAGGGTGATTTCCCGGCCAACTACGGGGGAAGACTCTCATCCCTGATCGATATCCGCACCAAAGATGGAAATATGAACCATTTCGGAATGGATGCCAGTGTTGGACTTCTTTCCTCCAGGCTGTCCCTGGAAGGTCCCGTCTGGAAGGAGCATATCTCCTTCTTCGCCTCGGGCAGGCGTTCCTATATCATCAGACCTGTTCAGAACTGGAACCAGAACATTAAGGATCTCCATTTCTCGGACCTGCATTTGAAACTGAACTACAGGATCAATTCAGATAACCGCTTCTTCTTTTCTAGCTACCGGGGTGAGGACAATTTTGATGTGCTGAACCGTCCCGGTTTTTCGAGCGGAATTAACTGGACCAACAGCACCACCACTCTACGTTGGAACCATCTTTATTCGGACAGGCTTTTCTCCAATCTGACCCTTCTGGGATCCACGTATCATTACCGGCTTTTTACAAATAAGGAGGCAAACGACTACTGGAACTCCCGGATCGACAACCTTACCCTCAAATACGATTTCACTCACTATGTGAGCCCTGTTTACACCCTGCGTTTCGGAGTCCTGGCCGCGGGTCATTTTCACGATCCCGGCAACCTGTACCGGGGGGGTGTGGAGTGGGATCCGGGTTACGACCTTTCAGTCAAATACAACCGGGAGTACGCCCTGTATGTTTCCAACCAGTATATCATTCAAAACAAGCTTTCCATCCGTGCCGGTTTAAGAACAACAGCCTGGCACAATATGGGGCCCGCCACGGAGTACTTGAGGATCCCGGTCTCAGAGGGGGGGATTGAACGGGACAGCCTGGCGGTGACCGCTTACCCCTCCGGGGAGGTATATCACCAGTCGTACTCCGTGGATCCCAGGATCAGTCTGGTTTACCGGCCTGGTGAAAAGAATGTATTTAAGCTGAGCTACAGCCGGACCAGCCAGTTCCAGTACCTGATAAGCAATTCCATCAGTCCCTTTACCTCTCTGGAAGTCTGGCTTCCTTCGGGGCCCAATGTCCCGCCCCAGTATGCTCATCAGTTTACCCTGGGGTATACCCGAAGGTTTGGAGTTCCGGGCCTTAGCCTGGAGATGGAAGGGTATTATAAGCGGATGATCAATCTGATCGACTATCGCGATCATGCCCATATGCTGATGAATCCCCTGGTAGAGGAGGAACTCCGGTTTGGAAAAGGCAAGGCTTTTGGCCTGGAGACCATTGTGAACAAGGAGCAGGGCAGACTGACCGGATGGATCTCCTATACCCTTTCCAGGGCCGTTTCGCAGGTGGATGAGATCAACAGAGGAGAACCCTATCCCTCTTATTCCGACCGTCCACACGACTTTTCGATCTATCTCTCCTGGGCCCTTCATACCAGGCTTACCCTGACGGCAAATTTTATTTATATGACGGGGGTCCCTTTTTCAACTCCAAGCGGGTTCTACTACTACGATAAGCACCAGGTACCCATCTATGCAGAGCGGAACAATGACCGGCTTCCCGACTATCACCGCCTGGATCTGGCTCTCAACTGGCATCTGAGCAAACCTGAACGGAAGTATCAGCATGAACTGATCTTTTCGATTTACAATTTCTACAACCGCATAAATCCGGTTGCACTGCATTTTAACAAGATGATGGATGAGGATGGAAATTTTGTGGTCCCGGTCGATTATTACAGCAATCCGGAACTCTTTTCCACCCAGTATTACCTTTATGGGTTCGTCCCTTCTTTAAGTTACCACTTCAAGTTCTAA
- a CDS encoding FecR domain-containing protein: MNMSEEETYNDFDHLVSRYLSGELGPAEIAAFHEELDRDPAKRELLDEYQKIWDSAGAAPGGDPYDLDREWLMMKEKLPAFGKVKVRLLIDYSRRIAALLLFGLLLTFSWIYVGRNSGLEKVVAENEPVELGLDDGTRVILNRHSRLRYSKTFEEGERKIFLSGEAWFDVSPDTARPFIVDAGAALVKVLGTSFNVNAYKKNPVVEITVESGLVGLSAKQDAGDLIVMKAGSGGTYHKAARELMLIPDSDPNTISWKTRELFFEESTLQEVAGLVSRVYGVEVVIVNRELASCPITVTFRNQTLEAILKVLELTLDLQVSREGNEIRLAGEGCVE; the protein is encoded by the coding sequence ATGAACATGTCAGAAGAGGAAACATATAATGACTTTGATCACCTGGTAAGCAGGTATCTTTCCGGTGAACTCGGACCGGCGGAAATCGCTGCCTTCCACGAGGAGCTTGACCGGGATCCTGCGAAACGGGAGTTGCTGGACGAATACCAGAAGATCTGGGATTCGGCCGGTGCTGCTCCGGGCGGGGACCCTTATGATCTGGACCGGGAATGGCTGATGATGAAGGAAAAACTCCCGGCATTTGGGAAAGTTAAAGTTCGCCTTTTGATCGACTATAGTCGCCGGATTGCAGCCTTGCTTCTCTTTGGATTGCTGCTCACCTTTTCCTGGATCTATGTGGGCCGGAATTCAGGTTTGGAAAAGGTAGTGGCCGAAAACGAACCTGTGGAGCTAGGCCTGGACGATGGAACCAGGGTGATCCTGAACAGGCATTCCAGGCTGAGGTACAGCAAAACCTTTGAGGAAGGGGAGCGAAAAATCTTTCTCTCCGGGGAGGCCTGGTTCGACGTGAGCCCGGATACAGCCAGGCCCTTTATCGTGGATGCGGGCGCGGCTCTGGTAAAGGTGCTGGGTACCAGTTTCAATGTGAATGCCTATAAAAAGAATCCGGTGGTGGAAATTACGGTAGAGAGCGGATTGGTGGGCCTGAGTGCAAAACAGGATGCCGGGGACCTGATTGTTATGAAGGCTGGTTCGGGCGGCACCTATCACAAGGCGGCGAGGGAACTAATGCTGATTCCCGACTCCGATCCCAATACCATCTCCTGGAAGACCAGGGAACTGTTCTTCGAGGAATCCACTCTTCAGGAGGTGGCCGGCCTGGTGAGCAGGGTATACGGGGTAGAAGTGGTCATTGTGAACAGGGAACTGGCCTCCTGTCCTATTACGGTTACGTTCAGGAATCAGACTCTGGAGGCCATATTAAAGGTTTTGGAGCTTACCCTGGACCTGCAGGTCTCCCGCGAAGGAAATGAGATCAGGCTGGCCGGGGAAGGATGCGTTGAATAG
- a CDS encoding RNA polymerase sigma-70 factor → MTIEKRVVISERMDQRAFEELFRTYFTPLMSFSMRILGDEDDAREVVHQVFINLWEKRNRLDLATSLKSYLFTSVNNRSLNVIRDRRKFSGEEVPDRAGDLDVSAQIEAMELEEKIRTAIEALPERCREIFELNRFEGLKYGEIAGKLDISVKTVENQMTKALKILREQLGKYLSILLWLMLFCLN, encoded by the coding sequence ATGACCATTGAAAAAAGAGTGGTAATAAGCGAGCGGATGGATCAAAGGGCATTTGAGGAGCTCTTTCGGACCTACTTCACACCACTGATGTCATTTTCCATGCGCATTCTTGGTGATGAGGATGATGCCAGAGAGGTGGTGCACCAGGTGTTCATCAATCTCTGGGAGAAGCGAAACAGGCTGGATCTTGCCACATCTCTGAAATCCTATCTCTTTACTTCGGTCAATAACCGTAGTCTGAATGTGATCAGAGACCGGAGAAAGTTCTCCGGGGAGGAGGTGCCTGACAGAGCCGGGGATTTGGATGTGAGTGCACAAATCGAGGCCATGGAGCTGGAAGAGAAGATCAGGACTGCCATTGAAGCTTTACCGGAGCGGTGCAGGGAGATATTTGAATTGAACCGCTTTGAAGGGCTTAAATATGGCGAGATAGCCGGTAAACTGGATATATCCGTAAAAACGGTTGAGAACCAGATGACCAAGGCCCTGAAAATTTTAAGGGAACAACTTGGAAAATACCTGAGCATTCTGCTATGGCTGATGCTGTTTTGCTTAAATTGA
- a CDS encoding TonB-dependent receptor yields the protein MKHLRFLLISFLFVPVALRAQVGEGPVNIRLSGEGFDRFVEQLESQTRIRIFYNSEWFSGRTFSCQADSVEVDDAFYEVLKGTGLHYSRIGAGRYVILPERRLSMHLPLVSSSSGSYRTSGQNDSFLGVKDDLYLTGTQPEKMVRTIEVGERGASLARGVARVKGKLLNLANGEPVMGATMVDLGSGKGAVSDQNGNVTMALKPGSHAMRFRFIGMESVNVTMEVYSDGDFRIEMQPAVIALDEVQILGEQYREINTTDIGVERFSMNSLKQVPVFMGERDVIKISKLLPGITSAGEASVGVNVRGGNVDQNIFYINRMPVYNTSHLFGFFSAFNSDMIRDFSIYKGNVPVNYGGRLSSVFNILTRKGNNKSFTAYAGISPVSANVTVEGPIRKDHSSFLISGRSSYSDWILNRMEDPLIRDSDAFFYDFAGSVNFQLNEKNVLNAFYYQSFDWFRYSTLSDYEYANRGGSVSWEKSISPALSSKVTGTSSVYKFANTDQSEISRAYSHEYMLNHNELLTEFQWVPSLKHRIEFGGSLIYYRLDRGTVEPYGAASIRNSVGLGFEQALEGGIFVSDNFEITDWLTLYAGARYSLYSMLGPQTVLLYEEGKAKSENTVIDSLAFGDFESLRFHSGPEFRTAVNMKGGPNTSFKLSFNQMRQYLFMLSNTVTISPTDQWKLSDYYIDPQSSYQLTGGVYHIFPGLGLSSSVELYYKYSTDIVEYKDGADFITSPLTETVVLQGQQDAYGMELMLQKTSGRLDGWISYTLSRSEMLVQGDNDFESINNGDPYPSNFDRPHVLNVVANYSINRRFSVSSNMVYMSGRPVTYPTSLYYINNVAYIDYFARNQFRIPDYFRIDLSLNIEGNLKADKFMHSSWSLNVYNLLGRNNPQSIYFVPQEYFIKGYSFSVIGVPVFTISWNVKLGNYESH from the coding sequence ATGAAGCATCTTAGGTTCCTGTTGATCTCCTTTCTTTTTGTTCCAGTGGCTCTCAGGGCCCAGGTGGGTGAGGGGCCTGTGAACATCCGGCTTTCCGGTGAGGGATTTGACCGTTTTGTGGAGCAGCTGGAGAGCCAGACCAGGATTCGCATCTTCTACAACTCAGAGTGGTTTTCGGGCCGGACCTTCTCCTGCCAGGCCGACTCGGTGGAGGTGGATGATGCCTTTTACGAGGTGTTGAAAGGGACCGGCCTTCACTATAGCCGGATCGGTGCCGGACGATATGTTATTTTACCCGAAAGGCGTCTGAGCATGCATCTTCCGCTTGTTTCATCCTCTTCCGGTTCCTATCGGACGAGCGGGCAAAATGACTCTTTCCTGGGGGTCAAGGATGATCTCTACCTTACCGGGACCCAACCGGAAAAGATGGTCCGGACCATCGAGGTGGGAGAGCGGGGAGCCTCACTGGCCAGAGGCGTGGCCCGTGTAAAGGGGAAGCTGTTGAACCTGGCCAACGGAGAACCCGTCATGGGTGCCACGATGGTGGACCTGGGATCGGGTAAGGGTGCGGTATCGGATCAGAATGGAAATGTAACCATGGCACTGAAGCCTGGCAGCCATGCCATGCGTTTCAGGTTTATCGGTATGGAGAGTGTGAATGTCACCATGGAAGTTTATTCGGATGGAGATTTCCGGATAGAGATGCAGCCTGCCGTAATTGCCCTGGATGAGGTGCAGATTTTGGGTGAGCAGTACCGTGAAATCAATACGACGGATATCGGGGTGGAGCGTTTCAGCATGAATTCACTGAAACAGGTCCCGGTGTTTATGGGTGAAAGGGATGTGATTAAGATATCCAAATTGCTTCCCGGGATCACCAGTGCAGGTGAAGCTTCGGTAGGGGTGAATGTCAGGGGTGGTAATGTGGACCAGAACATCTTCTACATCAACCGGATGCCGGTATACAACACCTCACATCTCTTTGGCTTCTTTTCTGCTTTTAATTCGGATATGATCAGGGACTTTTCCATATACAAGGGCAATGTGCCGGTGAACTACGGGGGAAGGCTTTCTTCGGTCTTTAACATTCTGACCCGTAAAGGAAATAATAAATCATTTACGGCATATGCCGGGATCAGTCCGGTTTCGGCTAATGTTACGGTAGAAGGTCCCATTCGCAAGGACCACTCCTCATTCCTGATCAGTGGACGCTCCTCCTATTCAGACTGGATCCTGAACCGGATGGAAGACCCCCTGATCCGTGACAGTGATGCCTTCTTTTATGATTTTGCCGGATCGGTAAATTTCCAGCTCAATGAGAAGAATGTGCTCAATGCTTTCTACTACCAGAGCTTCGATTGGTTTCGCTACAGCACACTCAGCGATTATGAATATGCAAACCGGGGAGGATCCGTGAGCTGGGAGAAGAGTATTTCGCCCGCGCTTTCCTCCAAGGTGACCGGAACCAGCTCCGTTTACAAGTTTGCAAATACCGACCAGAGCGAAATATCCAGGGCCTATTCGCATGAATATATGCTGAACCACAACGAGCTTTTAACTGAATTCCAGTGGGTACCTTCCCTGAAACACCGGATTGAGTTTGGAGGAAGCCTGATTTATTACAGGCTGGACCGGGGCACCGTGGAACCCTATGGGGCAGCATCGATCCGGAACAGCGTCGGTCTTGGATTTGAACAGGCCCTGGAGGGAGGCATTTTCGTGAGTGACAACTTTGAGATTACAGACTGGCTGACCCTTTACGCCGGTGCGCGCTACAGCCTTTACTCTATGTTGGGACCGCAGACAGTGCTCTTATACGAGGAGGGCAAAGCAAAATCAGAGAATACGGTTATCGATTCCCTGGCCTTTGGCGATTTTGAGTCCCTTAGATTCCATTCGGGTCCGGAGTTCAGAACAGCAGTAAATATGAAGGGGGGCCCCAACACTTCTTTCAAGCTTTCCTTTAACCAGATGCGACAGTATCTCTTTATGCTCAGTAATACGGTGACCATCTCTCCAACCGATCAGTGGAAGCTGTCGGATTACTATATCGATCCTCAGTCCAGTTACCAGCTTACAGGAGGGGTATATCATATCTTTCCCGGGCTGGGACTCTCCTCGTCGGTAGAGCTCTATTATAAGTATTCCACGGATATTGTTGAGTATAAGGATGGTGCTGATTTCATTACCTCTCCCCTTACCGAGACGGTGGTGCTTCAGGGACAGCAGGATGCTTATGGTATGGAACTAATGTTGCAGAAGACCTCCGGCAGGCTCGATGGCTGGATCAGTTATACCCTTTCCCGTTCAGAGATGCTTGTTCAGGGGGATAATGATTTTGAATCTATCAACAACGGAGATCCCTATCCCTCCAATTTCGACAGGCCCCATGTTCTCAATGTGGTGGCCAATTATAGTATTAACCGCAGATTCTCAGTGAGTTCAAACATGGTGTATATGTCGGGTCGTCCGGTGACTTATCCTACCTCCCTTTACTATATCAACAATGTGGCTTACATCGATTACTTCGCGCGTAACCAGTTCAGGATACCCGACTATTTCAGGATCGATCTGTCCCTGAATATCGAGGGTAACCTGAAAGCAGACAAGTTTATGCACTCTTCCTGGAGCCTGAACGTATATAATCTGCTGGGCAGGAATAATCCCCAGAGCATTTATTTCGTACCGCAGGAATATTTTATTAAAGGTTATTCCTTTTCGGTGATCGGGGTTCCCGTGTTTACCATCTCCTGGAATGTCAAACTGGGAAACTATGAGAGTCACTAG
- a CDS encoding DUF4249 domain-containing protein, translating into MVINAHLTDQAGEQIVEISRSVGLIAPSFDPVSGSLIQLVREDGELRIFSEFKPGYYKGDLDESFLQTGASYMLHVETPDGKLYQSDFDKLRPVPAIDSLYYLVESQSFASETTSISGIRFYLDFTYDNEAYEYIRWDLTETYEFHNPDMEGFVMDLDFQLKELPDTSNYRVCYISNELSSIHSMSLAYLDFGIYIKKPFTFVPNIQMEQKLHHKYSLLVKQYSLGLEAFHYWNELKMTSQEQGFLFDRQPALLKSNIYNVDDESEIVLGFSVWQGSLNGALLPLSPRGSI; encoded by the coding sequence ATGGTGATTAATGCCCATTTGACTGATCAGGCCGGAGAACAAATCGTTGAGATCTCCAGGTCGGTGGGCCTGATTGCACCCTCCTTTGACCCGGTATCGGGAAGCCTGATCCAGTTAGTCAGGGAGGATGGGGAACTCCGGATATTCTCGGAATTCAAACCGGGGTATTATAAGGGCGATCTGGATGAATCCTTTTTGCAAACCGGGGCTTCCTACATGCTCCATGTAGAAACACCCGACGGAAAGCTTTACCAGTCCGATTTTGATAAACTGAGGCCCGTACCTGCCATCGACTCGCTCTATTACCTGGTTGAAAGTCAAAGCTTTGCTTCAGAAACCACTTCTATAAGCGGGATCCGCTTTTATCTGGATTTTACTTATGATAATGAAGCCTACGAATACATTCGCTGGGACCTGACCGAAACCTATGAGTTTCATAATCCCGATATGGAAGGCTTTGTGATGGATCTGGACTTTCAGCTGAAGGAACTGCCCGACACCAGCAACTATCGTGTCTGTTATATCAGCAACGAACTTTCAAGCATCCACAGCATGTCTCTGGCCTATCTGGATTTCGGAATCTATATCAAGAAACCTTTTACCTTTGTTCCCAATATTCAGATGGAGCAGAAGCTTCACCATAAGTACAGTCTGCTTGTAAAACAGTACTCTCTGGGTCTGGAGGCCTTTCATTACTGGAACGAGCTGAAAATGACCTCCCAGGAGCAGGGCTTCCTGTTTGACAGGCAGCCGGCCCTGCTGAAATCCAATATTTATAATGTGGATGATGAGAGTGAGATTGTCCTGGGTTTTTCAGTATGGCAGGGGTCGTTGAACGGCGCGCTTTTGCCGTTAAGCCCGAGGGGCTCGATTTGA